TTGTGGTGATTTCATTATTATCAAAATTTGCAACATTCAGGTCTGTTCAACGCTGGTGTCTCACACTCCAAATAATTTTCGAAAACCTCCTTTGATTTCGATGCCATGTTAATAACAAGCCAAGTACTACATGGGTGCGATTTGTTGAAAAAACATTCACCAAACAACTCATGATGTATGTTTGTCTTAGATTATTTTCTTGCAGTAAAATTGAAGTCCTGAGCCACGGCGCATGCATTCTCTGTGGTTGTTGATAATTGGCTTGTTTTTTTGCTATctaaggagaggaagaaattgacGTACGTCCAGCATCGTCCTATCCTATTCATCACAGTGCTATATGGAGTATGCGCGCTATATCGGAGCATCCATGTCCATTTTGCCTCTCCCTGCCCTCTCTCCTACCTTTGCCACAGAGATGCGCGAGGAGGCGGAGAGCTAGAGACCCGCTCAtggccacgccgccggcctACATCGCCGGAGCACACAAGCAGCGCGCCAAGCGACGTCGCCAGTGCTCCTCGTTGCCGTCGCCCGCTTCGTCATCCTCATCCCACAGCGGCAGCACCACCACGCagcaagaggaggaagacgaggcgGCGGACATGGCCAAATGCCTCATCCTCCTCGCCCAGGGTCCAGCCGCCACCGTAATGGAGCCAGCAATGCCAGTGCCGGTGCCGGCACCCCCCAGGCCGACGACGACCCAGCGGCCGCCGTCGTCATACGAGTGCAAGACGTGTAACAAGTGCTTCCCCTCCTTCCAGGCCCTCGGCGGCCACCGCACCAGCCACAACAATGACAAGATCAAGAAaccgcggcggccggaggcggaggccgccgccgctgctgctgtcaCCACGACGCTTAGCCTGCGCACAGCGGCGGTGGctgggaggccggcggcggcgcacgagtGCTCGGCGTGCGGTGCCACGTTCGCATCCGGGCAGGCGCTTGGCGGGCACATGAGGCGCCACCGGCCGCTCACGGCGGGGGCCGCGCCTGAGAGCGTGGTCACCGCCGAGGAGACGAGCGCAGGAGGCAACAACGTCAGCCTGGAGCTGGACCTCAACCTGCTGCCGGCGCCGTCAACGGAGCAAGAGGTGACATCCCCGGCATTGGCAACAAAGCGCACGCACCACTTCAATTGAtgctaccttttttttttgtttgtcttGTTACAAGCAGGCAGTAAGTACTTGCAACAGCCAAGCCATCCAGGCATCAACCAATCAGTCTCTCTCAATACTGCCTGCTAGATGATGCATGGAGCATCATATTACTTATATATGTAAAACAAACAGACATGCATGATGAGCCAAACTGCTACTCCCTGCATGTCAAATTGTAAATCATTTTATACATAGtttttctatgtatctagacatggtgtatagcaaaagctatatatttagaaaagctaaaacggccTACAATTTGGGCATAAGCAACGatacatacatatacatacatCAGTAAAGTGTCTCCATCAAATTAATACAACTTTCTCCACCATGCATATATTTAGTCACTACAGTAGTTACCATAATTAGCAGGAACCAACTTACTCGGAATATGCATAATTAGTTTGGGCTtgccggcagcagcggcagaTGCATATGCGTGCACACTCTGTCTGGCTCTCCCTTCACCCACAGGTTCCGCAGTTCCCCTCTCTTCCACCCAAGCGCGATCAGTGTTCCTGCACCAACAAAACACACACAATCGCATCATGCAATGCAATCGTCCCTATTCGGACATTCACAATCTCCACATATTATATATGCATCCACTGCAGAGTCCCAAGCTATCTTCATTACCGAGTGTGAAGGGCACGATGTACAGAAGCGCAGGTTGCCCATGCCCATCCATCAGGTTCAGCGCAACATATGTGATTAGAAGTCCTGATCACGTGGCCAACGGAGAAATAGCCAGTTAGTCTCCACTGAAGAAATCATGGTTCAATCTTCGGCCCGCTGCATGGACTCAAACTTACCAGAACCATAGGCCACCATTGACCACAAAAAATAACCAGACTGAAGGCTCTTCTTCGCAACAAAATCGTATCTGAACAACAAACAATTTTCAAAGGAAACTCATCGCTCTAATTCACATAGAAGAAATTACAGACGTTTTGCACACCAGACTTACCTTAGTGCGAAAGCAACTAGCAGCCCAGGAAGAAGGATATCACCAAAGCCAATGATGCTGTATCCACCCCATGGATCAAACATTCGTGGAATTTTTAGCAACATGGGCACACCATCCTCGTCAGTCTTATCACCGCGTGCAACCTATCAGAAGAAACCAGTATGTACAACCACAAAATCAAGAAACTATCACCACCAAATATTAGAATGCCCTTTCACAATACTTACCACAATCATCACACTCTCATGAAACCACCTCTTGGAGACAAACACCCAGAAGATGTCATACAGGAAGGCACAGCTGAGAAGAACCGAACCCACCTGATCACAGCCACAAGGTAAATAAAACAGGTACCACCACAGTTATGAAGAAAACCCTTGGCTAAAGTCAACACAAAGCGGAAGTCAAAATCAAGAGCAATGTGATTACCTTGAGGTTGGGTACTCTGACAATTTGGATGACCGTAACTATCAGTGCGATACCCTGATAAGTACAGAGTTTGGAATCATTTGATGTCACAACTACAATAGGGGGCATCGAATACTACAGACAGTGACACTCACAAGAATATCTTGCCCAATCCAAGCAAAGGAAGCTTGGCGGAAAACAGCCCATAGAACAGCAAACGCAATGCAAAATGGGGAAACTGCCAGAGTAAGATGTGAAACAGCTCCAATGAATGGTACTTTCACAAAAGATTCTGCAGCAGGTTTAAACCATCTGAAAGGTTCCACGATTTAGTCAATATTAGTAATTTCAGGGAAAAAAACTCAGGTTTGTTGCAGAGGTTCTTGAACAGAATGCTTGATTCAAACAAACCCCC
Above is a genomic segment from Setaria viridis chromosome 4, Setaria_viridis_v4.0, whole genome shotgun sequence containing:
- the LOC117853724 gene encoding zinc finger protein ZAT5, translating into MATPPAYIAGAHKQRAKRRRQCSSLPSPASSSSSHSGSTTTQQEEEDEAADMAKCLILLAQGPAATVMEPAMPVPVPAPPRPTTTQRPPSSYECKTCNKCFPSFQALGGHRTSHNNDKIKKPRRPEAEAAAAAAVTTTLSLRTAAVAGRPAAAHECSACGATFASGQALGGHMRRHRPLTAGAAPESVVTAEETSAGGNNVSLELDLNLLPAPSTEQEVTSPALATKRTHHFN